From the genome of Candidatus Electrothrix communis, one region includes:
- the pheT gene encoding phenylalanine--tRNA ligase subunit beta, with protein MKFTLSWLGKYISLDGLTPDQLAERLTMLGLEVDAVEELYVGLDAIRTAKVLSVQKHPNADRLSLCEVEIGDEKVSIVCGASNVRPGLITAIARPGVKLPGGMKIKKAKVRGEVSMGMLCSWRELGIGEEHAGIIELDSTLASGLSLAKVLELSDAMIEIDLTPNRPDCTAVLGIAREVAGFTEQKVTPPVSSLPELGDSTSAFTVKISEPELCLRYAARKLTDVVIKPSPWWLQRQLLAVGMRPINNIVDITNFVMLEYGQPLHAFDFQELAGKTIEVRCPRTDEATFTTLDQSERKIESDMLMICDADKPIAVAGVMGGLHSEVTEKTTEILLESACFEPVSVRRTARTLKLSTEASYRFERGINPDGVTEAMERAALLICELADAQVADGVDLYPGKKELLHLDLRVERINSLLGITLTGQQIATYLRGIDFTIADEDSATLTVTVPAFRVDIEREIDLVEELARLVGYDEIPTARPNISMDYPQRDGMRQLRQDAASVFVGSGFYEAINYSFVAEKHYDMLGISAEDPRRQCVRLLNPLTEDQSVMRTMLLPSILENIRRNINFQQADIRLFEIGKVFTFRSVEQQPGERYQLCAVVSGARYPASSPLYFSEEHADIYDMKGAVQRLLQTLRFQGKSGDIIFQAVDGAGDTSSAAPGCPYADTGLSLRIMDGENQLGLIGKLSRQAAQAFSIKQDVFFVELELDGLLELPTVEKAFTPLSRYPSVKRDIALLVPESAAAGDLLEEIRAHKKQHVVYADIFDVYSGKPIDEGMKSVALTVTYRSDKKTLDDATVDGFHEKIVNALMSRFGGRYREGKE; from the coding sequence ATGAAATTCACCCTCAGCTGGCTTGGTAAGTATATTTCTCTTGACGGTCTGACTCCTGATCAGCTGGCAGAACGCCTAACCATGCTTGGTTTGGAAGTAGATGCGGTTGAGGAACTCTATGTCGGCCTTGATGCTATTCGAACGGCAAAAGTACTTTCCGTGCAAAAACACCCCAACGCAGATCGACTCAGTCTCTGCGAGGTGGAAATTGGCGACGAGAAAGTATCCATTGTCTGTGGCGCGTCCAATGTACGGCCCGGCCTGATAACAGCCATTGCTCGTCCTGGCGTTAAATTGCCTGGCGGAATGAAGATCAAAAAGGCTAAGGTGCGGGGCGAAGTTTCCATGGGCATGCTCTGTTCCTGGCGAGAACTGGGAATAGGCGAAGAACACGCCGGGATCATTGAGTTGGATTCCACCCTGGCATCGGGTCTGTCTCTGGCCAAAGTGCTGGAGCTCTCCGACGCCATGATTGAGATTGATCTCACCCCCAATCGCCCGGATTGTACGGCTGTGCTCGGTATTGCCCGTGAGGTTGCCGGGTTCACTGAGCAAAAGGTCACCCCGCCAGTATCGTCCTTGCCTGAACTGGGAGATTCCACCTCTGCGTTTACCGTCAAGATCAGCGAGCCGGAACTCTGCCTTCGCTATGCTGCCCGCAAATTGACCGATGTTGTGATCAAACCCTCTCCTTGGTGGCTGCAACGACAGCTGCTGGCTGTGGGGATGCGTCCGATCAATAATATCGTGGATATTACCAATTTTGTGATGTTGGAATACGGTCAGCCGCTTCATGCCTTTGATTTTCAGGAGCTTGCAGGCAAGACCATTGAGGTGCGTTGTCCTCGGACGGATGAGGCGACCTTTACGACCTTGGATCAGAGCGAGCGGAAAATCGAGTCGGATATGCTGATGATCTGTGATGCCGACAAACCTATTGCTGTAGCAGGCGTCATGGGCGGGTTGCATTCCGAGGTGACTGAGAAGACAACAGAGATTCTCCTGGAGTCGGCCTGTTTTGAGCCGGTTTCTGTGCGTCGTACGGCCCGTACGCTAAAGCTTTCCACCGAGGCCTCCTACCGCTTTGAGCGTGGAATAAATCCGGATGGCGTGACCGAGGCAATGGAGCGGGCTGCGCTGCTCATCTGTGAGCTTGCTGATGCCCAGGTTGCCGACGGTGTGGATCTCTATCCTGGTAAAAAAGAGCTGCTGCACCTTGACCTGCGGGTTGAGCGGATTAATTCCCTGCTCGGCATTACTCTGACTGGCCAGCAGATCGCCACCTACTTACGCGGTATTGATTTTACAATAGCTGATGAAGACAGCGCAACCCTTACCGTGACAGTGCCCGCTTTTCGGGTGGACATTGAGCGCGAGATTGATCTGGTGGAAGAGCTGGCCCGCTTAGTAGGGTATGATGAGATCCCGACGGCCCGCCCGAACATCTCTATGGATTATCCGCAACGGGACGGCATGCGTCAGCTTCGGCAGGATGCCGCATCGGTGTTTGTCGGCTCTGGTTTTTACGAGGCCATCAACTACTCCTTTGTTGCGGAAAAACATTATGACATGCTGGGGATCAGTGCAGAGGATCCCCGAAGACAATGCGTGCGCCTGCTCAATCCTCTGACAGAGGATCAGTCGGTGATGCGTACCATGCTTCTGCCCAGCATCTTGGAAAATATTCGGCGTAATATCAATTTTCAACAAGCTGATATTCGTCTTTTTGAGATCGGTAAGGTGTTTACCTTCCGCTCTGTCGAGCAACAGCCAGGAGAGCGCTATCAGCTCTGCGCGGTTGTCAGCGGAGCCCGTTATCCGGCCTCTTCTCCGCTCTATTTTTCCGAAGAGCACGCTGATATCTATGATATGAAAGGGGCTGTCCAGCGTCTTTTGCAGACCCTGCGTTTCCAAGGGAAATCAGGGGACATCATCTTTCAGGCTGTTGACGGGGCTGGCGATACGTCATCAGCTGCTCCAGGGTGTCCCTATGCGGATACAGGCCTTTCTCTTCGTATTATGGATGGTGAGAATCAACTGGGCCTGATAGGCAAGCTGAGTAGACAGGCAGCCCAGGCATTTTCCATTAAGCAGGATGTCTTTTTTGTTGAGCTTGAACTGGACGGCCTACTGGAATTGCCAACGGTTGAGAAGGCGTTTACTCCCTTGTCTCGTTATCCGTCAGTAAAGCGTGATATTGCCTTACTGGTACCGGAAAGCGCGGCTGCCGGAGATCTGTTGGAGGAGATACGGGCGCATAAAAAACAGCATGTTGTGTATGCAGATATATTTGATGTCTACAGCGGTAAGCCCATTGATGAGGGTATGAAAAGCGTCGCCTTGACTGTTACCTATCGTTCTGATAAAAAAACCTTGGATGATGCAACAGTTGACGGCTTTCACGAAAAAATAGTAAATGCGCTGATGTCCCGCTTCGGCGGCCGATATCGGGAAGGAAAAGAGTAA
- the pheS gene encoding phenylalanine--tRNA ligase subunit alpha, producing MENRLQGLKAEAVKALSAISGQQSLEEFRVTFLGRKGLLSSVMKELSQAPKEDRPRLGQLANTVKKEVEALFLEKKEEIAAGEQAHAAEAVDLSLPGRFLPCGKLHPVTQVMEEICSVFEGMGFAVAEGPDVETDYYNFEALNIPKHHPARDMHDTFYVSDSLLLRTHTSPMQARIMENQEPPLRYIAPGKVYRCDSDITHTPMFHQVEGFLVDRNVSFADLKGVLTTFTRRIFKGDLPLRFRPSFFPFTEPSAEVDIACVICQGAGCRVCKRTGWLEILGAGLIDPEVMKMVGYDPDEFSGFAFGLGVERIAMLKYGIDDIRLYYENDLRFLHQF from the coding sequence ATGGAAAACAGACTGCAAGGCCTGAAAGCCGAAGCTGTCAAGGCTTTGTCTGCCATCAGCGGCCAGCAGAGCTTAGAGGAGTTTCGGGTTACATTTCTTGGGCGGAAAGGCCTTCTTTCATCGGTGATGAAGGAGTTGAGTCAAGCCCCCAAGGAAGACCGGCCTCGTCTTGGTCAGCTTGCAAATACGGTGAAGAAAGAGGTGGAAGCACTCTTTCTTGAAAAAAAGGAAGAGATAGCAGCCGGAGAGCAGGCACATGCGGCTGAGGCTGTTGATCTTAGCCTGCCTGGCCGCTTTCTTCCTTGTGGTAAGCTCCATCCTGTCACCCAGGTGATGGAAGAGATCTGCTCTGTTTTTGAGGGGATGGGCTTTGCTGTTGCTGAAGGGCCGGATGTTGAAACCGATTATTACAATTTTGAGGCCCTCAATATCCCTAAGCATCACCCGGCCCGGGATATGCATGACACTTTTTATGTGTCTGACTCGCTGCTGTTACGGACCCATACCTCGCCTATGCAGGCCAGGATTATGGAAAATCAGGAGCCGCCTCTCCGTTATATTGCTCCGGGTAAGGTGTATCGTTGTGATTCCGATATCACTCATACACCTATGTTTCATCAGGTAGAGGGATTTCTGGTTGACCGTAACGTCTCCTTTGCGGATCTCAAAGGAGTCCTCACCACCTTTACCCGTCGTATTTTCAAAGGGGACTTACCCCTTCGTTTTCGTCCGAGCTTTTTCCCCTTTACTGAGCCCAGTGCGGAAGTGGATATTGCCTGTGTTATCTGCCAGGGAGCAGGATGCAGGGTTTGTAAACGAACCGGATGGCTGGAAATACTTGGAGCGGGCTTGATTGACCCTGAGGTTATGAAAATGGTCGGCTATGATCCAGACGAATTTTCCGGGTTTGCCTTCGGTCTCGGGGTAGAGCGCATCGCCATGCTGAAGTACGGTATTGATGATATTCGCCTCTATTACGAAAATGATCTTCGCTTTCTTCATCAGTTCTAG
- the rplT gene encoding 50S ribosomal protein L20 → MPRVTRGFKARRRRNKVLKQAKGFRGGRSRLYRTATEAVDRALCYAYRDRRTNKRNFRRLWITRIGAAAQLNNTSYSKLIHALQQTGIELDRKVLSHLAIVDPSAFTKIVEAAGLEATA, encoded by the coding sequence ATGCCACGCGTAACACGCGGGTTTAAGGCCCGCCGCAGAAGAAATAAAGTTTTGAAACAAGCTAAGGGATTCCGGGGTGGCCGGAGTCGCCTGTATCGCACCGCGACAGAAGCTGTTGATCGCGCGTTGTGCTACGCCTATCGGGACAGAAGAACCAATAAGCGTAATTTCCGTCGCTTGTGGATCACTCGTATCGGTGCTGCTGCTCAGTTGAATAACACCAGCTACAGCAAGCTGATTCACGCTCTGCAGCAGACAGGGATTGAGCTTGACCGTAAGGTGCTGTCCCATCTGGCTATTGTTGACCCGAGCGCATTTACAAAGATTGTCGAAGCTGCTGGCCTTGAAGCTACAGCCTGA
- the rpmI gene encoding 50S ribosomal protein L35, with protein sequence MPKMKTNRGAAKRFKATGTGKIRRSKAFTSHILTSKSTKRKRNLRQSGLIDAADVKAVKRMLPYL encoded by the coding sequence ATGCCAAAGATGAAAACGAACCGGGGGGCGGCTAAGCGTTTCAAAGCAACCGGTACCGGTAAGATTCGGAGAAGTAAGGCTTTTACCTCTCACATTCTGACAAGCAAATCAACCAAGCGAAAACGTAATCTGCGCCAGAGTGGATTAATTGATGCAGCCGATGTCAAGGCCGTCAAACGTATGCTGCCCTACCTCTAG
- the infC gene encoding translation initiation factor IF-3, producing the protein MKRRGRKLPQKQEIKSKINDAIRYPEVRLIGAEGEQIGVVSTAKARQLADDVGLDLVEVSDKAKPPVCRIMNYDKYRYELKKKQQEAKKKQTVIETKEIKFRPKTEEHDLNFKIKKIKRFLEKKNKVKVTMQFRGREIIYAQSVGLVAIRKIADNLREDCVILQEPKMEGRQLVMFVGPKA; encoded by the coding sequence ATTAAACGAAGAGGCAGAAAACTTCCGCAGAAGCAGGAAATTAAGTCAAAGATCAATGATGCGATTCGCTATCCAGAAGTCCGATTGATCGGGGCTGAAGGCGAGCAGATCGGTGTTGTTTCTACAGCAAAAGCACGACAGCTTGCTGATGATGTAGGGCTTGATTTGGTTGAGGTCTCAGATAAGGCCAAGCCTCCGGTTTGTCGAATTATGAATTACGACAAATACCGGTACGAGTTAAAAAAGAAGCAACAGGAAGCAAAGAAAAAACAGACGGTTATTGAGACAAAAGAGATTAAGTTTCGTCCCAAAACTGAAGAGCACGACCTGAATTTTAAGATCAAGAAGATAAAGAGATTTCTTGAGAAGAAAAATAAGGTCAAAGTGACGATGCAGTTTCGCGGACGGGAAATTATCTATGCTCAATCCGTTGGCCTTGTGGCGATTCGTAAGATTGCCGATAACCTGCGTGAAGACTGTGTTATTCTGCAGGAGCCAAAAATGGAAGGACGGCAGCTTGTTATGTTTGTCGGTCCGAAAGCCTGA
- the thrS gene encoding threonine--tRNA ligase, with amino-acid sequence MTDISISIPGEEAKAVAAGITAQEALKELLSKKQRKQAIAVLCNGEATDLSATLQADTVLELISADSDEGAHILRHSTAHIMAQAVKELFGQDVKVAIGPSIEDGYYYDFDRDPAFNPDDFTAIEERMAEIVKARLPFERRMMPIAEAIAFFADQGESYKVELLKDLEEKGEESVSLYQQGAFIDLCRGPHIPDTSWLKSFKLLRVAGSYWRGDERNPMLTRVYGTAFFDKKDLKKYLNRIEEAKKRDHRKLGKELGLFTIQDEVGPGLILWQPRGALLRKLIEDYWKDAHYKNGYELLYTPHIARQDLWKTSGHLDFYGENMYSPMEIDEVAYQLKPMNCPFHIGVYNATKHSYREFPVRWCELGTVYRYERTGALHGLMRVRGFTQDDAHIFCRPDHLEEEIFNIIDLNLQVLKTFGFANYDVYLSTRPEKYVGSDEHWDLSTKALQGAMDKKGLAYEVDPGEGVFYGPKIDIKIKDQLGRSWQCSTIQVDFNLPERFGMTYTGQDGAEHQPIMIHRALMGSLERFIGVLIEHYAGAFPLWMAPEQARILNITDSQAEYCSRIYGELRQAGVRVEQDLRNEKLNYKIREAQMMKTPYMLIIGDREMEEGTVTVRKRNGDNLPPMTPQEFADLVRKECEQGTA; translated from the coding sequence ATGACCGATATATCCATATCCATACCCGGAGAAGAAGCCAAAGCAGTTGCCGCAGGTATTACGGCGCAGGAGGCTTTGAAAGAACTGCTCTCCAAGAAACAGCGAAAGCAGGCCATTGCTGTACTCTGTAACGGAGAGGCGACAGATCTGTCCGCAACCTTGCAGGCTGATACGGTGCTTGAGCTTATTTCGGCTGACTCCGATGAAGGAGCGCATATTCTCCGCCATTCCACGGCCCATATTATGGCCCAGGCAGTGAAAGAGCTCTTTGGTCAGGATGTAAAGGTGGCTATCGGTCCTTCTATCGAAGATGGGTATTATTACGATTTTGATCGTGACCCCGCCTTTAACCCAGATGATTTTACTGCTATCGAAGAACGGATGGCCGAAATCGTCAAAGCACGTCTGCCTTTTGAACGGCGCATGATGCCCATAGCTGAGGCAATAGCTTTTTTTGCCGATCAGGGAGAAAGCTATAAGGTTGAGCTGCTCAAGGATTTGGAAGAGAAGGGTGAGGAAAGCGTTTCCCTCTATCAGCAGGGTGCATTTATTGATCTCTGTCGAGGGCCCCATATCCCGGATACCTCCTGGTTGAAGAGCTTTAAGCTGTTGCGGGTCGCGGGTTCTTATTGGCGCGGGGATGAACGTAATCCCATGCTGACCAGGGTCTACGGTACAGCTTTTTTTGATAAGAAAGATCTGAAGAAATATCTCAATCGTATCGAAGAGGCCAAAAAACGAGATCATCGTAAGCTCGGCAAGGAACTTGGTCTGTTCACAATTCAGGATGAGGTTGGTCCTGGTCTGATTCTCTGGCAGCCGCGCGGTGCTCTGCTTCGTAAGCTGATTGAAGATTACTGGAAAGATGCCCATTACAAAAATGGGTATGAGCTCCTGTACACTCCGCATATCGCACGTCAGGATCTCTGGAAGACTTCCGGGCATCTTGATTTCTATGGCGAGAACATGTATTCTCCTATGGAAATTGATGAAGTGGCTTATCAGCTCAAGCCAATGAACTGCCCCTTTCATATTGGGGTCTACAACGCAACAAAGCATAGTTATCGGGAATTTCCTGTCCGTTGGTGCGAACTGGGAACGGTTTATCGTTACGAGCGCACTGGAGCCCTGCATGGGCTGATGCGGGTACGTGGTTTTACCCAGGATGATGCCCATATTTTTTGTCGCCCTGACCATCTGGAAGAAGAAATATTCAATATTATTGATCTGAATCTCCAGGTTCTCAAGACCTTCGGTTTTGCCAATTATGATGTATATCTGTCCACCAGGCCAGAAAAATACGTGGGCAGTGATGAACATTGGGATCTCTCCACCAAGGCCCTGCAAGGGGCTATGGATAAAAAAGGCCTTGCCTATGAGGTAGATCCGGGCGAAGGCGTTTTTTACGGTCCGAAAATTGATATCAAGATCAAGGATCAGCTGGGACGTTCCTGGCAATGTTCAACTATTCAGGTTGATTTCAACCTGCCTGAGCGTTTCGGTATGACCTATACCGGCCAGGACGGAGCTGAACATCAGCCGATCATGATTCATCGTGCTCTGATGGGATCTCTTGAGCGTTTTATCGGGGTATTGATTGAACATTACGCAGGTGCTTTCCCGCTTTGGATGGCTCCAGAGCAGGCAAGGATTTTAAATATAACAGACAGCCAGGCTGAATATTGCTCTCGTATTTATGGGGAGTTGCGTCAGGCCGGTGTCCGGGTTGAGCAGGATCTGCGGAATGAAAAACTCAATTATAAGATCCGAGAAGCCCAGATGATGAAGACACCGTATATGTTGATTATCGGTGATCGGGAAATGGAAGAAGGTACCGTAACAGTACGTAAGCGCAACGGAGACAACCTGCCTCCCATGACACCGCAGGAATTTGCGGACTTGGTGAGAAAGGAGTGCGAACAGGGGACGGCCTGA
- a CDS encoding SUMF1/EgtB/PvdO family nonheme iron enzyme, with product MNDKNIANLGRNRLIRQLARRITRHFERGSRDALDKSLVIGIFGEWGSGKSWILEQLALRFEKKEHRLVTIKQADKEDQQALILPIRFNPWRFEAEEHLIVPLLMTTHNALMKQAAEDKGFGEKLSMGAGYFFKSSLAFASAWKFKIGLPGVGSCDFSPEAALKAQEALQEKLKKENELPPDLNSCYYDFENQLKEVTGQGLKLLFLIDDIDRCLPERAVQMLEAIKLFLDVPECVFVLGVDDEVVERGIRHRYRDYNNVAPTNEEQGNGDQHDLLPPITGAEYLEKIIHLPIRLPLMRKRQVAELLENRYPSLFKVEPKEEGELTGGRQLGRTDEAQELLKLFEYAVPMIPRKLIRAAELLEFLTELSESFQPDRVLLARLVLLQLFAPEVFRHLRRTNNFLLQVWAGWQQNSENKIFRTSDLKKVQLDEKTDEATWKAEDEPLIQKLLEAGRNRVNFDPCRVLQGLTPEAIPNSLKDYFHLVGEQENEPVSIAASVRGIESAPIIAERLETARLTDQQGFFTDLFSEREASWRKVLDFEELQGKILPSDIFDNILSRLNNEEIWRNDLLWLGSLATRLGWQQQDQLDKLCQWRNRLVEKIQDSRETMQQRRRYGLLLGNTGWLPEDLNRFVRITAGDFLYGEEKKTENIPADYCIGKYPVTNAQYKRFLDDHGYEHEELWSKKGWQWLHEQEEELVQPSYWGNKELANPLFPVVGVSWYEALAYCRWLDKQIRKQPDPFGLTAENLTKLQARLATEHEWERAARGTDGREFPWGKGEPDAVRLNTSASWDKEEKASTTPVIMFKDGVRKENEDSLWDMSGNIWEWTNSLDSDQDPHIRGGSWNGNPGNARCSIRYRNDPNGRNNNLGFRVVFSLAAC from the coding sequence ATGAACGATAAAAATATCGCAAATCTCGGGCGTAATCGACTTATCCGCCAACTGGCCCGCCGCATTACCCGTCATTTTGAACGGGGCAGCAGGGATGCCTTGGACAAATCCCTGGTTATCGGTATTTTCGGAGAATGGGGCAGCGGCAAAAGCTGGATTCTCGAACAGCTGGCCCTCCGTTTTGAGAAAAAAGAACATCGTTTGGTCACAATAAAACAAGCAGATAAAGAAGATCAACAGGCCCTTATCCTGCCGATCCGCTTTAATCCGTGGCGCTTTGAGGCTGAGGAACACCTGATTGTCCCCCTGCTGATGACCACCCATAATGCACTCATGAAGCAGGCGGCTGAGGATAAAGGGTTTGGTGAAAAGCTGAGCATGGGCGCAGGATATTTCTTCAAATCCTCCCTCGCCTTTGCCAGTGCCTGGAAATTCAAAATCGGCCTACCCGGTGTGGGCAGCTGTGATTTCAGCCCGGAAGCGGCCCTGAAGGCTCAGGAAGCATTGCAGGAAAAGCTCAAAAAAGAAAACGAACTGCCCCCGGATCTCAACTCCTGCTATTACGATTTTGAGAACCAACTGAAAGAGGTCACTGGTCAAGGCCTGAAGCTTCTCTTTCTTATCGATGATATAGACCGCTGTTTGCCGGAACGGGCTGTGCAGATGCTGGAGGCGATCAAACTGTTTCTTGATGTGCCGGAATGCGTTTTTGTGCTGGGCGTGGATGACGAAGTGGTAGAACGGGGTATCCGTCATCGCTATCGGGATTACAATAACGTTGCTCCAACCAACGAAGAACAAGGAAACGGGGATCAGCATGACTTGCTGCCCCCTATCACCGGGGCCGAATACCTGGAAAAGATCATCCATCTGCCCATTCGCCTACCCCTGATGCGTAAACGGCAGGTGGCTGAATTGCTGGAAAACCGCTATCCCTCTCTGTTCAAGGTAGAACCGAAGGAGGAAGGCGAGCTGACCGGCGGGCGACAGCTTGGAAGAACCGACGAAGCGCAGGAGCTGCTGAAACTGTTTGAATATGCGGTGCCGATGATTCCCCGCAAGCTGATCCGGGCTGCTGAGTTATTGGAGTTTCTCACTGAGCTGTCGGAGTCGTTTCAGCCAGACAGAGTGTTGCTGGCACGCTTGGTTCTGCTTCAGCTCTTTGCCCCAGAGGTGTTTCGCCATCTTCGGCGGACAAATAACTTTTTGTTACAGGTTTGGGCCGGTTGGCAGCAGAATTCTGAAAATAAAATTTTCAGAACCTCAGACCTGAAAAAGGTGCAACTGGATGAAAAAACCGATGAAGCGACATGGAAGGCGGAAGATGAGCCGTTGATCCAGAAATTACTTGAGGCAGGCCGAAACCGAGTCAATTTTGATCCCTGCCGAGTCTTGCAAGGGCTGACACCAGAGGCAATTCCAAATAGTTTAAAGGATTATTTTCATCTTGTTGGTGAGCAGGAGAATGAACCTGTCAGCATTGCTGCGAGTGTTAGGGGTATAGAATCTGCACCTATTATCGCTGAACGTCTGGAGACCGCCCGGCTCACCGATCAACAAGGTTTTTTTACGGATCTGTTCAGCGAGCGGGAGGCCAGTTGGCGCAAGGTCCTTGATTTTGAAGAGTTGCAGGGGAAAATTTTGCCTTCGGATATTTTTGACAATATTCTGTCCCGGTTGAATAACGAAGAAATTTGGCGTAATGATCTGCTCTGGCTTGGTTCGTTAGCGACACGACTTGGTTGGCAACAACAGGACCAGCTTGATAAACTCTGTCAGTGGCGAAACCGGTTGGTGGAAAAAATTCAGGACAGCAGGGAGACAATGCAGCAAAGACGGCGGTACGGACTCTTACTCGGCAACACAGGATGGTTGCCCGAGGACTTGAATCGTTTTGTACGTATTACCGCCGGTGATTTTCTCTATGGCGAGGAGAAAAAGACAGAGAACATTCCAGCAGACTACTGTATCGGCAAGTATCCGGTGACCAATGCCCAGTATAAACGTTTTCTTGACGATCATGGTTATGAACATGAAGAACTATGGAGCAAGAAAGGATGGCAATGGTTGCACGAACAGGAAGAGGAACTTGTTCAGCCGAGCTACTGGGGAAATAAGGAGTTGGCCAATCCGCTCTTTCCGGTTGTCGGGGTGAGTTGGTATGAGGCCCTGGCCTATTGTCGTTGGCTGGATAAACAAATAAGAAAACAACCGGATCCCTTCGGTTTAACGGCAGAAAACCTGACAAAACTTCAAGCACGGCTGGCAACCGAGCATGAATGGGAACGGGCGGCACGGGGGACTGATGGCAGGGAATTTCCTTGGGGAAAAGGTGAACCGGATGCCGTCCGCTTGAATACTTCAGCATCATGGGATAAAGAAGAAAAGGCTTCCACGACCCCTGTCATTATGTTTAAGGACGGTGTACGAAAAGAAAATGAGGATTCCCTCTGGGATATGAGCGGGAATATCTGGGAGTGGACCAATTCACTTGACAGTGATCAAGATCCGCATATCCGGGGCGGTTCCTGGAACGGCAATCCGGGCAACGCCCGTTGCTCAATCCGCTACAGGAACGATCCAAACGGTCGGAACAACAACTTAGGGTTTCGAGTGGTGTTCTCCCTGGCAGCTTGCTGA
- a CDS encoding reverse transcriptase domain-containing protein, protein MAKQYDNLYPQITDFANLHLAWRKAVRGKRFGQAAAGFELQLEDNLIRLQRELQEQTWQPGGYHSFRIYDPKPRLVSAAPFPDRVVHHALCNVLEPIYESVFISDSYANRTGKGTHAALDKTQRYIRHFPFVLQCDIRQYFPSIDHLILENILARKIIGHRTMWLIRQIIKSGEGVLRAEYEMAWFPGDKLFAPLRPRGLPIGNLTSQFWSNVYLNELDQFVKRRLRCKAYLRYVDDFLLFAASKKQLWQWKEEISSFLSELRLTLHKRSSTVYPVSSGIPFLGFRIYADHRRLKRKNGVNFARRLRRNYRAYARRELHFDDLSAKVLGWIAHADHGDTWGLRTSLFHDPLPKKQPR, encoded by the coding sequence ATGGCCAAACAATACGACAATCTATACCCGCAGATCACCGACTTTGCCAACCTTCATCTTGCCTGGCGCAAGGCAGTGAGAGGAAAACGTTTCGGGCAGGCAGCTGCCGGTTTTGAGCTGCAACTCGAAGACAATCTGATTCGTCTCCAGCGAGAATTACAGGAGCAAACATGGCAGCCTGGCGGCTATCATTCCTTTCGCATTTACGACCCCAAACCACGTCTGGTTTCAGCGGCTCCCTTTCCAGATCGAGTGGTCCATCATGCGCTCTGCAATGTTCTGGAACCGATCTACGAATCTGTCTTTATCAGCGATTCCTATGCCAATCGCACAGGCAAGGGCACCCATGCCGCACTGGATAAGACACAGCGATATATTCGCCACTTTCCTTTTGTCCTCCAATGCGACATCCGCCAATACTTCCCGTCCATTGATCATCTAATCCTGGAAAACATCCTGGCCCGTAAAATTATTGGCCACCGAACCATGTGGCTCATCCGGCAGATCATCAAAAGCGGAGAAGGCGTGTTGCGTGCTGAATACGAGATGGCCTGGTTCCCCGGTGACAAATTATTCGCCCCGCTCAGGCCACGCGGCTTGCCCATCGGCAACCTGACCAGCCAGTTCTGGTCCAATGTTTATTTGAACGAACTGGATCAGTTTGTCAAACGACGCCTTCGATGCAAGGCCTACCTCCGCTATGTTGATGATTTTCTCCTCTTTGCCGCATCAAAAAAACAACTCTGGCAATGGAAGGAGGAAATCTCCTCTTTTCTCAGCGAACTTCGGCTTACCCTGCACAAACGTTCCAGCACGGTGTATCCAGTGAGCAGCGGTATTCCCTTTCTCGGCTTTCGTATCTATGCTGACCATCGACGCCTGAAACGAAAAAACGGCGTGAATTTCGCCCGCCGTCTTCGCCGTAATTATCGGGCCTACGCCCGTAGAGAGTTACATTTTGACGACCTGTCCGCCAAGGTACTCGGTTGGATCGCCCATGCCGACCACGGAGACACCTGGGGTCTGCGGACAAGCCTCTTTCATGATCCCTTACCGAAAAAACAACCACGATGA
- the avd gene encoding diversity-generating retroelement protein Avd, with translation MKESPLFAKSYDFVKWLIPRTVKFPRNQRFALAARLQQRSLDFMEQLYVAASATDKRTALIRADTLLKQLRFHLRLAHDLELLSTRRYEHACRQVEEIGRLLGGWISKTRR, from the coding sequence ATGAAAGAATCACCCCTGTTTGCAAAAAGTTACGACTTTGTCAAATGGCTCATTCCCCGAACCGTCAAATTTCCTCGGAATCAACGCTTTGCCCTTGCCGCCCGTCTTCAGCAGCGAAGTCTTGATTTTATGGAACAACTCTATGTCGCGGCTTCAGCGACCGATAAACGAACCGCCCTTATCCGGGCGGACACCTTGCTGAAACAGCTCCGCTTTCATTTGCGTCTGGCCCATGACCTGGAGCTGCTCTCCACCCGTCGTTACGAACACGCCTGCCGACAGGTTGAGGAAATCGGTCGTCTGCTTGGCGGCTGGATCAGCAAAACAAGGCGATAA